One stretch of Dokdonia sp. Hel_I_53 DNA includes these proteins:
- a CDS encoding 30S ribosomal protein THX has product MGKGDKKSRKGKISRGTFGAKRKRKGKKAAKQAAKMQKV; this is encoded by the coding sequence ATGGGTAAAGGAGACAAAAAATCTAGAAAAGGTAAAATTAGCCGCGGCACCTTTGGAGCAAAGCGTAAGCGTAAGGGAAAAAAGGCGGCCAAGCAAGCGGCAAAAATGCAAAAGGTTTAG
- a CDS encoding uracil-DNA glycosylase family protein produces MFHHTHPYPPFNLENATKIIVGTLPPPRFTTKEFKQGDVDFCYGSIDGQLWPILDKIFNLNLKFETTEEAIAQRKKFLVTRNLGICDIVGSAKRAKIDASDIGMQEVILRDILHYLEKFPNINTLLFTGGSSKNGPEYFFRKACKAAGIKLEVEDDTVPRIHSFELTGRVIKTVSLTAPSGAANRAVGSSPLYKELKRKNPDFNTIDFRVMQYKPFF; encoded by the coding sequence ATGTTTCACCACACGCATCCCTATCCTCCATTTAATCTAGAGAACGCAACAAAAATTATTGTTGGCACACTACCTCCACCACGATTTACAACCAAAGAGTTTAAACAGGGTGATGTAGATTTCTGTTACGGAAGTATTGATGGGCAATTGTGGCCAATACTCGACAAAATTTTTAATTTGAATTTAAAATTTGAAACTACAGAAGAAGCTATAGCGCAACGCAAAAAATTTCTAGTAACTAGAAATTTAGGAATTTGTGATATTGTAGGATCTGCAAAAAGGGCAAAAATTGATGCTTCAGATATTGGCATGCAAGAAGTTATTTTACGGGATATTTTACATTACTTAGAAAAATTTCCCAACATAAATACCTTACTGTTTACCGGTGGTAGCAGTAAAAATGGACCAGAATATTTCTTTAGGAAAGCATGTAAAGCTGCTGGTATAAAATTAGAAGTGGAGGATGATACTGTGCCTCGTATTCATTCATTTGAGCTTACAGGCAGAGTAATTAAAACAGTCTCTCTTACCGCTCCATCTGGTGCTGCAAATAGAGCCGTAGGAAGCTCACCTCTTTATAAAGAGCTAAAAAGGAAAAATCCAGATTTTAATACGATTGATTTTAGGGTGATGCAATACAAGCCATTCTTTTGA
- a CDS encoding RluA family pseudouridine synthase: MNEEQVIGPEEQDDELYEHYSFTASKGQEPLRVDKFLMNFVENATRNKIQKAAKNGSIQVNNVVVKQNYKVKAGDVVRAMFEHPPHEFLLTPEDIPLDIIYEDDEVLVVNKPAGMVVHPGHGNYSGTLINALIYHFENLPNNSSDRPGLVHRIDKDTSGLLVVAKTEHAMTFLSKQFFNKTTEREYVAIVWGNVTEDEGTIEGNIGRHPKNRLQNTVFKDDEEEQGKPAVTHYKVLQRLGYVTLVSCKLETGRTHQIRVHMKYIGHTLFNDERYGGNAILKGTSFSKYKQFVENCFKILPRQALHAKTLGFIHPTTKELMRFEAPIPEDMNGCIEKWQNYSQHIKE, encoded by the coding sequence ATGAACGAAGAACAAGTTATAGGACCAGAAGAGCAAGATGACGAGCTCTATGAACATTATAGTTTTACTGCTAGTAAAGGTCAAGAGCCGCTACGAGTGGATAAATTTCTAATGAATTTTGTAGAAAACGCTACTCGTAATAAAATTCAAAAGGCAGCAAAAAACGGCAGTATTCAAGTAAACAATGTTGTTGTCAAACAAAATTACAAAGTAAAAGCGGGTGATGTCGTGCGTGCTATGTTTGAACATCCACCTCATGAGTTCTTATTAACGCCAGAAGATATTCCTCTAGATATCATCTATGAAGACGACGAAGTACTTGTAGTCAACAAGCCTGCTGGAATGGTTGTACATCCTGGGCATGGAAATTATTCTGGTACTCTTATAAACGCTCTGATATATCACTTTGAAAATTTACCTAACAACAGTAGCGATCGTCCAGGGCTTGTGCACCGTATAGATAAAGATACGAGTGGTTTGTTAGTAGTTGCAAAGACAGAGCATGCGATGACTTTTCTCTCAAAGCAGTTTTTTAATAAAACAACAGAAAGAGAATATGTAGCCATAGTTTGGGGTAATGTTACAGAAGATGAAGGAACCATCGAAGGAAACATTGGCCGTCATCCCAAAAACAGACTGCAAAACACAGTTTTTAAAGATGATGAGGAAGAACAAGGGAAACCAGCCGTTACTCATTACAAAGTACTTCAACGTTTAGGCTATGTCACCTTAGTAAGCTGTAAACTTGAGACTGGTCGTACACATCAAATCCGTGTGCACATGAAATATATAGGCCATACGCTTTTTAACGATGAGCGTTATGGTGGAAATGCTATTTTAAAAGGAACTTCTTTCTCAAAGTACAAGCAGTTTGTAGAAAATTGTTTTAAGATATTACCTCGACAAGCGTTACATGCAAAAACATTAGGCTTTATTCATCCTACAACTAAAGAATTAATGCGCTTTGAGGCACCAATCCCAGAGGATATGAATGGATGTATTGAAAAGTGGCAAAACTATTCTCAACATATTAAAGAGTAA
- the yaaA gene encoding peroxide stress protein YaaA → MKIVVSPAKSLNLEDKLPTTRATQPQFLDEAEKLNSKLSNATKQEIQDLMSISEKLADLNYQRYQDFNTPFTKKNARPAIYTFDGDVYSGLDAYTIPTEKIDFLQNTLRILSGMYGLLRPLDLMQAYRLEMGTKLEYYSSKNLYEFWDDKLTKALNKELKPDELFVNLASQEYFKALQPKKLKVPVITPIFKDYKNGKLKIIAFYAKKARGSMVRYIVDNEINTIDGLKNFDYDDYRYSQEESNEDKNEYVFTR, encoded by the coding sequence ATGAAAATCGTTGTTTCGCCAGCAAAATCACTTAATCTTGAAGACAAACTACCTACAACTCGAGCTACGCAACCTCAATTTTTAGACGAAGCAGAAAAGTTAAATAGTAAACTATCTAATGCAACTAAGCAGGAGATACAAGATTTGATGAGTATAAGTGAGAAACTTGCAGATTTAAACTACCAGCGATACCAAGACTTCAACACCCCATTTACTAAAAAAAACGCAAGACCAGCCATATATACCTTTGATGGAGATGTGTATTCAGGTCTTGATGCCTACACCATACCGACAGAAAAAATAGATTTTCTTCAAAATACACTGCGCATATTAAGTGGCATGTACGGTTTATTAAGACCTCTTGATTTAATGCAAGCTTACCGACTAGAGATGGGAACAAAGCTTGAATATTATAGCTCAAAAAACTTGTACGAATTTTGGGACGATAAATTAACCAAAGCGCTCAACAAAGAATTAAAACCAGATGAACTTTTTGTGAATCTAGCAAGCCAAGAATATTTTAAAGCCCTTCAACCTAAAAAATTAAAAGTACCTGTTATCACTCCTATTTTTAAGGATTATAAAAATGGGAAATTAAAGATCATTGCATTTTATGCTAAGAAAGCTAGAGGATCAATGGTTCGCTACATCGTCGATAATGAAATTAACACAATTGATGGATTAAAAAACTTTGACTATGATGATTACCGATATAGTCAAGAAGAATCAAATGAGGATAAAAATGAATATGTGTTTACTAGGTAA
- a CDS encoding M14 family metallopeptidase, which produces MRTLFIVLIFASLLGCGETKDNPENIDFTTPFEKSGGTQTPTYEEVITFYKDLDNAYRSIKTYEVGMTDAGKPLTLVTFNPDRSFDSEFSDDKDVTRILINNGIHPGESDGIDATMLLMRDLAQGKIEAPKNTWVSAIAIYNIGGALNRNSGTRTNQNGPKEYGFRGNARNYDLNRDFIKRDTHNAAAFAEIYHMIDPDIFIDNHVSNGADYQYTLTHLFTQHNKLGGNLGTYVHNEFQPMLENALHKKDWDITPYVNVFNSVPEKGFSQFMDHPRYSTGYTTLWNTIGLMVETHMLKPYKPRVEGTYELMKSVIKITSDNSDKIKEMRENAFNAFAKADTYPIQFTIDSLRTTTLDFKGYEGNMVSSAITGKDRLQYDTTKPFTKKVTYYDYFKRTKEVSIPKAYFIPRGYRDIALLLKANNIEFSQLKKDTTFTAEVYHIDSYDTRNNAYEGHYLHYNTAVKSSKQEVTMPKGSYMVPTNQRGIRYLLETLEPEATDSFFNWNFFDTILQQKEGFSPYVWEDKAEIFLKQNPKIQIEFNLKKSLDSDFAANWYAQLDWIHKKSPAYEKAHLRYPIVRMLN; this is translated from the coding sequence ATGAGAACGCTATTTATAGTATTGATTTTTGCATCGCTTTTAGGTTGTGGTGAAACTAAAGACAATCCAGAAAATATAGACTTCACTACCCCTTTTGAAAAGAGTGGCGGTACGCAAACTCCCACCTACGAAGAAGTAATTACATTTTATAAAGACCTTGATAACGCTTACCGTTCCATTAAGACCTATGAAGTAGGCATGACAGACGCAGGAAAGCCGCTTACGCTTGTAACGTTCAACCCTGATCGCTCATTTGATAGTGAATTTTCTGATGATAAAGATGTAACGCGTATTCTCATTAATAATGGCATTCATCCTGGAGAATCAGACGGTATTGATGCAACAATGCTTTTAATGAGAGACCTTGCTCAAGGAAAAATTGAAGCTCCTAAAAATACGTGGGTGAGCGCAATTGCCATTTACAATATAGGTGGAGCACTTAACAGAAATAGTGGAACGCGTACAAATCAAAATGGACCTAAGGAATACGGCTTTAGAGGCAATGCTCGTAACTATGATCTTAATCGAGATTTTATTAAAAGGGATACACATAACGCGGCTGCATTTGCAGAAATTTACCATATGATTGATCCAGATATTTTTATTGACAACCACGTAAGCAATGGTGCAGATTACCAATATACATTGACACACCTATTTACACAACATAATAAACTGGGTGGAAATCTTGGCACGTACGTACACAATGAATTTCAGCCCATGCTCGAAAATGCTCTTCATAAAAAGGACTGGGATATCACACCTTATGTAAATGTCTTTAATTCCGTACCGGAAAAAGGTTTTAGTCAATTCATGGATCACCCTAGATATTCGACCGGGTACACTACGTTATGGAACACTATTGGCTTAATGGTAGAAACTCACATGCTCAAACCCTATAAACCGAGAGTAGAAGGAACGTATGAGCTCATGAAAAGTGTCATCAAAATCACTTCTGATAATAGTGATAAAATCAAAGAGATGCGAGAAAATGCGTTTAACGCTTTCGCGAAAGCGGATACTTACCCAATACAGTTTACAATAGATAGTTTAAGAACAACCACACTAGATTTTAAGGGATATGAGGGCAATATGGTTTCTAGTGCTATTACTGGAAAAGATAGACTTCAATATGATACCACTAAACCATTTACAAAAAAGGTAACCTACTACGATTACTTTAAGAGAACAAAAGAAGTCTCTATTCCTAAAGCGTATTTTATACCGAGAGGATATCGAGATATTGCTTTATTACTTAAAGCAAACAATATAGAGTTCAGCCAGCTTAAAAAAGACACGACATTTACAGCCGAAGTTTATCACATAGACTCGTATGACACACGAAATAATGCATATGAAGGACACTATCTACATTACAATACCGCAGTAAAATCATCTAAACAAGAAGTGACCATGCCTAAGGGTTCTTATATGGTACCTACCAATCAAAGAGGAATACGTTACTTATTAGAAACTTTAGAACCAGAAGCAACAGATAGTTTTTTTAATTGGAATTTCTTTGATACCATATTACAGCAAAAAGAGGGTTTCTCCCCATATGTATGGGAGGATAAAGCTGAAATATTTTTAAAGCAAAACCCAAAAATTCAAATTGAATTTAATTTAAAAAAATCATTAGATTCAGATTTTGCAGCTAATTGGTAT